One window of the Methanosphaera cuniculi genome contains the following:
- a CDS encoding MBL fold metallo-hydrolase, with protein MNITQHQSKKIQKNSWNNIFDNQRSKIRYIKCITSGYVKLNYSGCINEKFFDENNFINKSFYKPVVSHLLFHEDYGYLLIDAGLDETFTYNPYGSQKGIKLKQVGSKFKQNPNTTVLNYIQDHDIKLSGIFLTHLHIDHIAGLLNLDDNIPIYFSSLEKSMDVKPYYYGEYLKNKKTIKILNLDNFTKMPHLDLCMDIFNDNSLFAIHTPGHTPGHLSYLINSDEKILIAGDVFYINESVKYEVAPSDYMNNITIAQKSLEKILNFRKKYNTKIIAGHENIMI; from the coding sequence ATGAATATCACACAACATCAAAGCAAAAAAATACAAAAAAACTCATGGAATAATATATTTGATAATCAAAGAAGTAAAATACGTTATATTAAATGTATAACATCAGGATATGTGAAACTAAATTATTCAGGATGTATAAATGAGAAATTTTTTGATGAAAATAATTTTATAAATAAATCATTTTATAAACCTGTTGTATCACATCTTTTATTTCATGAAGATTATGGATATTTATTAATTGATGCAGGGCTTGATGAAACATTTACATATAATCCATATGGATCACAAAAAGGTATAAAATTAAAACAAGTAGGATCAAAATTTAAACAAAATCCTAATACAACTGTATTAAATTATATTCAGGATCATGATATAAAACTAAGTGGTATTTTTCTAACACATTTACATATAGATCATATAGCCGGACTTCTTAATTTAGATGATAATATACCAATATATTTCTCCTCACTTGAAAAAAGTATGGATGTAAAACCATACTACTATGGAGAATATTTAAAAAATAAAAAAACAATAAAAATACTAAATCTTGATAACTTCACAAAAATGCCACACCTTGACTTATGTATGGATATATTTAATGATAACTCACTTTTTGCAATACATACACCCGGTCATACACCAGGACATCTATCATATCTTATAAATAGTGATGAAAAAATCCTAATAGCAGGTGATGTATTTTATATAAATGAATCAGTAAAATATGAAGTTGCACCATCTGATTATATGAATAATATAACAATAGCTCAAAAATCACTAGAAAAAATATTAAACTTTAGAAAAAAATATAATACTAAAATAATAGCAGGTCATGAAAATATCATGATCTAA